In Theileria parva strain Muguga chromosome 4 map unlocalized ctg_529, whole genome shotgun sequence, one DNA window encodes the following:
- the FD1 gene encoding Ferredoxin-1, translating to MFLFYIHVYYLVFSSRALSITYRRFSTSFINSPRNFTYNFNNSHINTFSQPFNNRIEQDLIKSSQFSNGRIPLYYAVKLVLPEGEKVIESGEDEYILESAENQGVELPYSCRGGSCSTCAATLVSGEIDNSEQSYLDDEQVKKGYCLLCTSYAKSDCTIETHKEEKLHKEEETNLKQ from the exons AtgtttttgttttatataCATGTGTATTACTTAGTATTCTCTTCAAGGGCTCTTTCAATAACGTATCGCAGATTTTCAACTtcttttattaattctCCTAGAAATTTCacttataattttaacaattctCATATAAATACGTTTTCCCAGCCATTTAATAACAGAATTGAACaggatttaattaaatcatcCCAATTCTCTAATGGAAGGATTCCTCTATATTACGCGGTTAAATTAGTCCTTCCCGAAG GTGAGAAGGTAATTGAAAGCGGTGAGGATGAGTATATATTGGAATCAGCTGAAAATCAGGGAGTTGAGCTTCCCTATAGTTGTCGAGGTGGTAGCTGCTCTACTTGTGCAG cCACATTGGTGTCTGGAGAAATAGATAACAGTGAACAGAGTTATTTGGATGATGAGCAGGTGAAGAAGGGCTACTGTTTGCTCTGTACGAGCTACGCAAAGTCAGACTGTACCATAGAAACACACAAAGAAGAGAAACTACATAAAGAAGAAGAGACTAATTTAAAgcaataa